A genomic region of Pithys albifrons albifrons isolate INPA30051 chromosome 20, PitAlb_v1, whole genome shotgun sequence contains the following coding sequences:
- the BRD3OS gene encoding putative uncharacterized protein BRD3OS, with the protein MSDTLMNGRVPLPEKALSEGYARLRYRDTSLLIWQQQQQKLESAPPNTYLSRSRSMWYSQYGNEAILVRDKNKLDVSRDTGQSKFCSIM; encoded by the coding sequence ATGAGTGACACACTGATGAATGGGAGGGTGCCCCTGCCCGAGAAAGCCTTGTCTGAGGGCTACGCACGGCTGCGCTACAGGGACACCTCTCTGCTcatctggcagcagcagcagcagaaactggAGTCAGCTCCCCCCAACACGTACCTGAGCCGGAGCCGGAGCATGTGGTACTCACAGTACGGCAACGAGGCCATCCTGGTGCGGGACAAAAACAAGCTGGATGTCTCCAGGGACACGGGGCAATCCAAGTTCTGTTCTATTATGTAA